The Cloeon dipterum chromosome 3, ieCloDipt1.1, whole genome shotgun sequence genome includes a region encoding these proteins:
- the mgr gene encoding prefoldin subunit 3, with the protein MDSSDVKELSDSKKSYAGIPEAQFVDDVDAFMAQEENSNVQQVLKRLDEQHSKYRFMETNLLAKKRRLRVQIPDLEQSLSMIKLLKKQQSENDKEDLSTMFCIAEQAHMKAAIPPTDKVCLWLGANVMLEYSLDGASELLTKNTESAKRNLGYIDHDLNFLRDQLTTTEVNMARVFNWDIKKRQAGKQS; encoded by the exons ATGGATTCGTCTGACGTGAAAGAGCTTTCCGACTCTAAAAAATCCTATGCTGGGATTCCAGAAGCTCAATTTGTg GACGATGTTGATGCCTTCATGGCCCAGGAAGAAAACAGCAACGTCCAGCAAGTTCTCAAGCGGCTGGACGAACAACATTCTAAATACAGGTTTATGGAAACAAACCTTTTAGCGAAAAAGAGGAG GTTGAGAGTTCAAATCCCTGATTTGGAGCAGTCGCTGAGTATGATTAAGTTActcaaaaagcagcagagcgAAAACGACAAGGAGGATCTGTCAACTATGTTTTGTATAGCTGAGCAAGCACACATGAAAGCAGCTATTCCTCCAACTGACAAAGTGTGCCTCTGGCTTGGg GCAAATGTGATGTTAGAGTATTCCTTGGATGGAGCATCTGAACTTCTCACCAAAAACACGGAGTCAGCTAAGCGTAATTTAGGCTACATTGACCATGATCTCAACTTCTTGAG GGATCAACTCACAACCACCGAAGTGAACATGGCCAGAGTTTTCAACTGGGACATCAAAAAGAGGCAGGCAGGAAAACAATCTTGA